DNA from Toxoplasma gondii ME49 chromosome X, whole genome shotgun sequence:
AAACTTCGCGGGACGCTGAGGAACTCAAGCTGTTCCAAAATAGAGAGAAATGCACGACGTTGAATTCTTCCTCTGAAAGACAGCTCAGACCCCGATGCTGGACACAGTCTGCAACGGCAACGCCTGCAAATGCGGTTACGACACAGATGGTGTAGGACCTAGGCTGTTTCTTGGCACTCTGATCTGAAGCACACGTTGATACCGGTGGAGTTCAGACCTACTTTGACAGGCGATGAAGCAAGTTCACCAGGACGCCGACGGCCTCTTCATTCACATTTCTGGAATCGGAGGACTCGTCTAATTCGTCTTCTATCTCGAAACGTAATGCCGGCCTCTGACTCAGACCCGATGGGGCGAGGAGCACTGCACTGTCGTTGCTTGTCCCCTGGGAGGCGGACCCTGCATTCTCGCCAGATACCGCATGCGGCGGCAAGAGCGACGGAGCGGAGACGTTCCAAGATTCATTGGGATTTCTGTCCGAccccgcgtcttcttcgagttTCATGTCTCCATCgcctttgctgtctcctggGGAGTGTTGAGCTGGCTCATGGACAAGCCCAAAGAGGTCCGTGTTTGTAGCGCTCCCGTCACGGCGTCGTCCAGAGATCTCTGCCTGAGACGAACTGGACGAAAGCAGCAGTCCGCGCGCCGCTAAGACGGCGTAGATCGCTCTGTACAGAAACCGGGCCGGCAATCAGCACCATGGAGTGAAACCACCCACAAGTACATCAGACAGAAATTGCTGAGGTATttgaaatgcatgcagctgcatAGCCATCAGGTTTCACGAAGGTTCGCCACTCACATCGCCGCGGAGGAAGTCGGAAAATGTAGGAAAACAACTTCACAACAGCAGCTGCCGCAGGCCTCTACTGGTCGATTTCCTCGCAGAAACGACCACCGCCAACCAAGACCCGGGACGGCACTCCACTCGAAAAACTCATTCTTCCGCATGCCACCAGAGTGTCTCGAAATTTGCGAAGATATGCAAAGATGGTAACTGGCGGAGGCACTCTTTATGTGGTGAGGGGAGACGCGATTTGAGAGGGCGACAACAGCAGTTAAGCACGCTGTCCGCCTCGAGATGCCGACCCGATGTCTGCTTCATGCCGCTGCGCCAGCTCACCACGGTTtccgttcgtttctctaATATTTCGCAGGTCCAAAGAACTCACCGTTGTATACCCCATGCGCTGAGGGTCACCTCCCTGCTCCCGTTGCGGTCCCTGCCGGAGGTTTCTTTTCCGAGTCGGCGAACCGCAGCCACAAGAAATGTTTTTGAAGGAGCGACATGCTGAAGAAACCGAGTGCAACAGAACAAACGACGGACAGAAATAAAAAGCAGGACGGGCAGCCCCGCTGATTCCAACACAGTGTGGACTCGTCTCTCACACGAGTGTTTACaagctttttctgggagATAGATACGATGACGTGGACTCCTGGTTTACATCTTGAAGGACTTTGTTTAGCGGACCGAGCGTCTGCAGTGCGGTCCATAATCACGTCCAGTGCATTAAGTATAGCGCGTAATCAGCTCTGCGGCAGAGTTGCGTTAACCTTCTTCTGGGAAGAACAAACGGATATACGCAGCTTCTAACTACCCAGGATTACGCCAAGAATGATCCCGCGTTAACCTGACTATCTGTGTTCTATTCATACAATGGGTTCAGTTGGTTCTATCTCTACAATATCTTTCATCTTCACTATGCTCTGCTAACACAGGAAAGGCGTTTTTTACTGTCTCGCGAGAATTCCTGGATAGCATCCAGAGGCCACGATACCGAAACCAAGCGCCACGATGTCTTCTTCAGGCTCGGCGAGTCGCTCTTTGTTGCGCTGtttccatgcatgcagtAGCATAGATGACTTGCCCCACATATTCCGGGCAGACTAGCAGTCGGCAGGGGAGTACGGAAGTCAACATCATGGTCTTTGTacggcgcgcatgcaaacgttGGATCCCCAAACGACCGCTGGGAAAACACTACGTGGAACGCACTAAACGCTACCGTGACGTTCAGGAGCATATCATTACGCATTCGATGGCATCTTCAATTGGTACAACGCAAATCAATACCGGCCTCGGGCCTACCGTCAGCACAGTCAAACAGTTTCTTCAGCCAATAAGACGTTGTTCCGAGCAACCGGCTCCTGTTGACTACGTAGAAAAGACTCAATACGGGGTATCCAAGATACCCTGATTCACAGTTCCTTTCGCGGAGACCGAAAGATCTCTCACACTATCTAGagcgccccccccccccagtCTCTCAAGGCAGCACTAGTCCTTTTTATGATAAATGCGATGAAAAGCACATAGGGGAATACCTTTCTCGACTCCGTTGAACTCCAAAACGTTACGACTGAGGCCTGCAGACTTACTAAGGCTCGAGCGGTTCTCATGACGCCGACAAGAAGCCCCACGACATCGCGAGGAAGGGCAAACGAAGCGTGCGTAACCTAAACGAAGGGTCAAACCGGACATGCTTCGGGAAAAGACTTGCTCTTGACATTGAAATCAAAAGACAACATAAACAGAACCTCCGAAACACTGAGACTTGCGACCCAATATAAAAGTGTGACAAGCCCTCTTTCGTGTCAGTGAAGAGACCAGCGACCATCGCACCACAAAAGAGTTTGAGCCTGACTAGACGCAAAAGAAGGATGCGCGAAGGAAACTCATGCGTCAACGCCTACAGTTTCCATGTTTCTTTGTGTTTGTTGCAAACGTCAAACGCACCTGCGCAGTGGctaggagagagaaaacctgCAAATCATtttcagagaaaaacggtGGCGATTCGCCACCATCTTTAGGCAGTGCCAGCAGTCTGTTGCATGCTCCAAAAAGGATCCCGAGATCACTGACGGTTAAAAAGAAAGTCGCCTTCTTTAACTCCTTCACCACCTGGCAGAGAAGAGTCTCGTGGCGATAACGATGTCTGAACGTCACTcgcaaaaagacagagaaacgaccTTCCTCGTGATACACGCGCCGCGCGCGCCCTGAAACGGACCGCAAGGACAGGCCCCGGGGGGGGGGCGGCCTAACCACAGACGGTTTAGGAAACAGACTTTCTTGAGCAGGACCGAACCAAGCTGAGACGAATGAATTAGTAATGCTGGATTTCCTTTACTCAGAATGAGGGAGACAGGCTGACGATTGCGCGAATTGTATCTATTTAACAGTCGTAAAGTAGTTCAATCCGAACATGagataaacatatatatcgGATGCTGACGCAACTTTGCAGGTAAAGAAAGCATGCATAACAGGAAGGTGTGTTCTCGTCCAATCAAAAAATCCAACAAGAATGTGACCAGAGCCTAAAACTCTTCAGTGTCAACCACTGGCTCTCCTTGCTGCTGGCAGACACTCGGCTACACTCGGAAGACGTTTGCCGAGCATCGAACGCAGAGGACCCTGAAAGCCTTCAACGTTTTAAAAACGTCGTAGAGAGGATTCGAGCATGGCCAGATTGCCATCTCAAGGATCGAAGAAACGTCTAGCGTTTACACGGACGCTTGGCGGAAGGACGGGACTAACCCTGACACGCTGGCCCAGACCTTGTGTGATTTTTGTGGTTTCTTACAAGCCAAGAACATGAAGAAACAACACGATGTCGTTAGCTGTCCAGACAGACCAAAAGGATTCCGGAGGCGCGGCACACGCCTCTTGCTCCAGCAACTGTGTAGCAATCTGCGTCCAGGAGCACATGGCCTCAAGCAGCATAGACAACTTTGAGGGTATATCGTTACTATCACACACAAATCCACATGTCGTCCCCAAGGTCGATTCCCGAGACCAAAATCGAAATGTGCAACAATGTAGTGCGCATCGCGATCCAGATCTGTAAAACTCAAAAGCGAGACATCATGGCGACAAAGCTACTGAACGTTAGCGTAGTTAtcagatacagacaaccaaaaTTCGTCTAGGAATACAGACATAATAGCGCCCAGGACATTGAACAGCACTGTACTACAAGCGACACTGCCTATCACGCGACATTGGCGGACGGATTGACAAGCCTGCGTCTGCAGTCTCGTCACGTTTCTCGTCCGGCGCTGGCGAGGGCACTTCGCTCCTAACGCGAAAAAGCACAATGGTGACACAGGGTACTCTCaagagcatgcatgcagagggacTGACTCTCTTGTCCACAGAAGAACTGCGGGTATGAGATCTCTCGAACCTCGCGTGCGGCGAAGTCAGACATTACATAGAAGCCAGCAGGGAGACGATCGGTAACACTGAATGAGGTATCACCCTTCCTCGAAAGCCGTAGATCCCAGGTGTGTGAGTATGTCTTCAAACGAAATGTGTGCTAGAATGCTTCATGCGCGAACCAGCTGTTTTCTCGAACTTCGTGGAAAACGCAGTCAGGAGATATCCCTACTTGGACAACCCTGTCAGTGGCGCGGACAGCCTGTATTCCTTTCATTTGTCATGATCAGAAGAGTGATGGCACCTTCCCGATATCTCCATGGAAACGCATTAACAaagcagggagagacacagacgtgACGAAAACAGGCTCTTCTGTGAAAACTCGAAACGCGTCCGTGGAGCCACCCGCGCTCGTTCCCCTTCCAGAAGAAAGCCTACTTGGTccagaagaacgcgaggctTGCATCCAGCTCGataaagaagaaacagaagctgCACAATGCCGGAAGGACTGCACACCCGTCACAGAAAATGCAAGGGAAAAGAGTTGTCGTTATGAAgacgtatgcatgcatgcaggcgcaACAACGCCTGGAAGCCGCTCTCTTTCTGGCTCGCCACCTCCCGCCCCAACGAATGTGAGAACTTCAGATCATCGAAGAGAACGGCGTGCTCCACTCTACCGGTAGAAGCTGTAGAAGAGAAACGCCCCAACTTGAACTGGAGAGTTTTAGCTGGTTCACGGAGCAGCGGTCGACGACACAAAGTGTGAaatgaagaaaggagaaagggaaaccCGGAAACATGTGAACCGGGAATGTGAGAGAGGTGGACGTACGAGTCCACCGAAAATGGGAAAGTGACACATATTTCTTTTCGGTCGTGTGTTCTGTGTCAGACTCGTCAGGACGAAACTGAAAGGGTGCATACACGAGAGGGGGAAAATGCAGCCAGTTTGCGAATGACTGGTAAAAAGAGAGCGTTGTGATGTGCCATTTTCGTCCCCCTCCGAGCGATCTGCAACTGTGTGGCTTCTGGGACTCAACGCGGCGACATGCATACAAGAGGCAGGATGAATTTTTGTAAGGTTGCCGTAACTCTTCAACTCAGTCGGCTCTCCTCTCGAGTCTGCGGCGACGAATGCGCCTGGCCACGACCCCACTCTGTTTGCGGCGTCTCGCCGCTCCACGCATGCGTGCAGGCTCTCCCGCGTTTAGAACTGCCGGACGGCTTACCTGAAATTTGGCAGAAGCacggaggcgcgagagaccAGTCGCTCCCACAGAACGTCTCTGCTCAGATGTGGAGGGGACGGGTAACGCTCTCCCCCGTTCTTGTGGCTGTTGTCTTCAACGGCCTGAACTCTCGGACAAGGCGTCTCTCCGGCATTTCCGCACTGAGGGAATCTCGGGGCGAGACTCTGGGCCTTCTTGCTGTCAAGGAAACGAGTTTTCAGGTTCGGCTCCGCAGCATCGATGCGCACATCTGTACTCTTGAGTGAGGCGCCAGAGAAAAGTGGACACTGTTGTGGAAACCTAGAAACGGGCAGGGAGACATTTGAGCTGTCAGCAGGAAGAAAtcgcgaagaagactgagaGACATCATAAGGTTGCAAGGGATACAGAGTGGACGCGACGGTGGTGGCATTCAGCAGATCCGCGGGACCCATGGCCGAGGTGTGCAACAAAGTGAAAAACGGGTTGTGCATGAGGCGAGACGGAATCCGTAGTTTTCGCGTCATCGTGCTCGACCCCGAGCCAAAACGGCAGGTCCACACAACGTGCAATTATAGCCCACGGATAAGTTACATCCGGCGAAAGTGGGAGGAAGCTGCACGGTGTTAAAAGAGACACACCAGGCCGGATTTTGCGGGTAAAAAAAATAAACGGGGTTGCTTACACGACGCTTGTCCACGGCAGCAAAACGTAATGACCCACGAATAAGCATAATTCCTCGTAAGAGTAGCAAGAATACCAAGAAAAACGTATGCGGCGGAACACACCATCcaacagcagcagcagcgacacTCGGGCTTGACGGGAAAAGCTCGTTCCATGTCGTTAAAAGGACGTTCGTTGCTTGGTACTCACAAGGGAGAAAGTCTATGAAGAGCCTCACTTTTCTGAAATAGCGGTATGCACACAACAAGTTTAGGCGAACACATTTTGCAGCTGGTAACAACGGAACTTCCGGGAATCGCACATGTGCGAAAGTGATCAATTTTTGACGTCTGAAGTCGGTCACGAGCCCGGTTGCCTTTTCTGGCTTTCACCGCTGAGATATGCTGAAGACGAACATTTTAATTGTAGACGAAATAACTGGCAGAAGCCTCGAATGTAGGTCTCAACGAATAAAAACGCATCTTCTTCTAAACAACTCTGTGAGGGCAGTGTCACGTTTGTTGGCCTGGTCCCCCAGTAGTAGGCTACGCGATACTTACGACATCTGACTAAAGGAGAAGGCTTCCGTTCTAAATGGCTTTCTCGGCTTCACATTGTTGAAAGCAGACACAAAGATGTGCATTCCATGTACTGAAAATCGATATTTTCTTGCGTTGCTTTTGCATCGATCCACTCCGTCCAGTCAACACAGTCTTCGATGAGACCGACTcgttcgtgcatgcgctgagaatgcatgcgccagaCTGGTTGATATCACAAGTGGCTGAGATCCCGGAGATGACTTCATCAAGTACAATTTCGCAGTTCTGTGAGATAGGTTCCGTTATTTTTCAGGGAACtcacaagagagaaactaGCCCACATTCAGTGAATCCGCATCAGTCGAGGAGCCGTTCGGTCTTTGACGTGATATATTAGCCACAATAATAAAGTTTCGCAGCGCAGGTGTCAGCTGTGCTACTGTTAGCAAGTTTGCTTAGAAATCATATGTTAAATTACACTCATTCTCAGCAGATATTGAAAAATCACAACACTCTATAGCTGTAGCGTGAAGTGAAACTCCAAGACAACATATACGCGAAATGTGAAAGGGGCGGGCGCCTGATCATGCCGTGGGTAAAGAAGTCTTTACCAATTCGAAGGCACTCTATCGGCGAAGGCTACCAGGCAGATGGTTCGTTCCAAAGGTGGACCCGATTTTTTCATATCTCTTGCTCCAGAGGCCTCTCACCTGGCGAAGGAATCTAACGGGACTCTATGTTTTATCGCGGCTCGCAGTATTTTGTGACTTGTCAGCGATCGTTGCCACTGGATGAATTCAAATTTTAGAAGAGCCAGCACACAAGTCACTTGAAGAGTGAAGTTGAACACGAATGCAAAGGGAACTGACTGCTGAACTCAGCAACTCGAGAGACACTTTCTTCACCCTGATCTACGGGTCCGTTCATGAAACGCAAAGGCATAGGGAATCAGAAGTTCCACGTAGTTGACGACGGCCATTCGGACTATTCCCATCGCCGCTTCagcatttcttctctcttggaaGGTCTTTTTGAATAAGTCAATCCAGATGTGGCTGTTAGGGAGTCGTTTCAGAGTATCGATCGCCTGCATTGCCTCTGGAGAAATGACTTCGTTCGTTATGGTAGGTGGAACTGTGGGGAATGATATACTTTCCACTTTCGGCTGATTCGGATATAAATCACCAACGCAAGCGCCATTCTTCAGCATGGTATTTGGGATCAGCGGTGGCAAGCTTCCCGTCGGTGGCGGAGGCGGTGGTACCCGCCCGTAGCAAGTGGTTTCACTTCTCAAGTCGGTCGGGATGAGTGGTAGCCTGCTGTCCACGCATGTCTGAATTATTGATGCTTGTCCGTGAATGTCAGAttcctctctccagcttGAAATGAGCGGAGACCTGCTTTCCATCTGCATTGTTCTCGCCTGTTTTTGGGAAGTGTAATTGTGTCTGAAGACATTGGGTATGAGCGGGGGTACCCTGTCCGTCCACGGGTGATTCATTTGCACGCCTTTTTGATGAACAACTTCATTCCGTACGTTGTTTCTGTTGGGCGGTAATCGCCGGTCAATTGGTTGTTGAGCCGACATTGGAATAAACTCGGGAGCGGAAGCGTTTAGCCTTTTTGAGGGTCTCTGCTTAGGTCTACCCATCTCGGCGAGCGGATGAGGATTCGTAGTTGGATTAGTCCACGAAGCACTTTTCAGAAGCGTTAGGAGGCCTCTTGTAAGCCTGCCCTACAATGGACGGCTGGTTCGGCAAGAGTCTGACCGCTtacaggaaaagg
Protein-coding regions in this window:
- a CDS encoding hypothetical protein (encoded by transcript TGME49_235560), which produces MTRKLRIPSRLMHNPFFTLLHTSAMGPADLLNATTVASTLYPLQPYDVSQSSSRFLPADSSNVSLPVSRFPQQCPLFSGASLKSTDVRIDAAEPNLKTRFLDSKKAQSLAPRFPQCGNAGETPCPRVQAVEDNSHKNGGERYPSPPHLSRDVLWERLVSRASVLLPNFSPSGIVQLLFLLYRAGCKPRVLLDQIATQLLEQEACAAPPESFWSVWTANDIVLFLHVLGLHRYRHETLLCQVVKELKKATFFLTVSDLGILFGACNRLLALPKDGGESPPFFSENDLQVFSLLATAQVTHASFALPRDVVGLLVGVMRTARALHVAPSKTFLVAAVRRLGKETSGRDRNGSREVTLSAWGIQRAIYAVLAARGLLLSSSSSQAEISGRRRDGSATNTDLFGLVHEPAQHSPGDSKGDGDMKLEEDAGSDRNPNESWNVSAPSLLPPHAVSGENAGSASQGTSNDSAVLLAPSGLSQRPALRFEIEDELDESSDSRNVNEEAVGVLVNLLHRLSNRLGDLSPVEALDLLQALEEHRQLWPPEMLDCATRSVSLSATSGAASSNSLQGAVASQSTEFLMLPDVEGIFFHIERYRHLLSPEQLTLFNKLVAAHLKRHREALPERLLRTDALPSTSSDPLPSLEF